One window of Burkholderia cepacia GG4 genomic DNA carries:
- a CDS encoding FUSC family protein — protein MKPQPAIERPSIEPPRWRTWLDPLGDAARDWATSDGLIWLHLAKTVLAALLAMGIAMRLEMSQPRTAMTTVFVLMQPLSGMVFAKSFYRVLGTAAGLVAALALGGLFAQQPELYMAGITLWIGGCIALAVRNRHFRWYGFVLAGYTAALIGLPAVMTPQTLFQSALTRAAEVALGIACSGAVSALILPLSSAKALMRSLTARHVKFAAFAAGTLSGDLARGDFERRFADFVDEIVGFEANRAFASFEDPHIRARSRRLARLNSEFMNACTRLHALHQLVKRLRANRSDAVLDALAPHIDALAQRVTALHDERQRGIASTTGALLELRRFHSALPKAARASRREIEDHAAGGLLDFDTAIELMYRFIGEYLGYADTYASLDRDDHAFERSVTHYAVKTNSFFVGFAFLRTLVAVGAMSAFWIASEWPSGSLAVIATAIACALSSTSPRAPKFVAQMAVGAAFATAVGYVFLCYVYPNIDGLPLLCAALAPVLGLGAFLAMRPGLSGYGIGFAVFFCLLAGPDNAISYTPEVLINNGFAVVIAMLACSIVFAVVFPTHMPWLTGRIAHDLRRQVTLACEGAREGLAARFQSSTHDLMAQLRTLLVKRTRQHRDALRWMLSTLEVGHAVIDLRDELDAFSESKPPQTLHWTASIDAVLHELPRFFDDPTQGHHARTLKSVNLAIRAAQHTLHAWYAVPEARHRMQRIVGCLHFIRSALLDKDAPFNRHRH, from the coding sequence ATGAAGCCACAACCTGCGATCGAGCGACCTTCCATCGAACCGCCACGATGGAGAACCTGGCTCGATCCACTCGGCGACGCGGCGCGCGACTGGGCCACGAGCGACGGGCTGATCTGGCTGCACCTCGCCAAGACGGTGCTCGCCGCGCTGCTCGCGATGGGCATCGCGATGCGGCTCGAGATGTCGCAGCCGCGTACGGCGATGACGACCGTGTTCGTGCTGATGCAGCCGCTGTCGGGGATGGTATTCGCGAAGAGCTTCTATCGCGTGCTCGGCACGGCCGCCGGCCTGGTCGCCGCGCTCGCGCTCGGCGGCCTGTTCGCGCAGCAGCCGGAGTTGTACATGGCCGGCATCACGCTGTGGATCGGCGGCTGCATCGCGCTCGCGGTGCGCAACCGGCACTTCCGCTGGTACGGGTTCGTGCTCGCCGGCTACACGGCCGCGCTGATCGGCCTGCCGGCGGTGATGACGCCGCAGACGCTGTTCCAGTCGGCGCTCACGCGCGCCGCCGAAGTCGCGCTGGGCATCGCCTGCTCCGGCGCGGTCAGCGCGCTGATCCTGCCGCTCAGCTCCGCGAAGGCGCTGATGCGCTCGCTGACCGCCCGCCATGTGAAGTTCGCCGCATTCGCGGCCGGCACGCTGTCGGGCGACCTCGCGCGCGGCGATTTCGAACGGCGCTTTGCCGACTTCGTCGACGAGATCGTCGGCTTCGAAGCCAACCGCGCGTTCGCCTCGTTCGAGGATCCGCACATTCGCGCGCGCAGCCGCCGGCTCGCGCGCCTGAACAGCGAGTTCATGAACGCGTGCACGCGCCTGCATGCGCTGCACCAGCTCGTCAAGCGCCTGCGCGCGAACCGGTCGGACGCGGTGCTCGACGCACTTGCACCGCACATCGATGCGCTCGCGCAGCGGGTCACCGCGTTGCACGACGAGCGGCAGCGCGGGATCGCGTCGACCACCGGCGCGCTGCTAGAACTGCGCCGCTTTCACAGCGCGTTGCCGAAGGCCGCACGCGCGTCGCGCCGCGAGATCGAGGATCACGCGGCCGGCGGCCTGCTCGACTTCGACACCGCGATCGAACTGATGTATCGCTTCATCGGCGAGTATCTCGGCTACGCCGACACTTATGCGTCGCTCGACCGGGACGATCACGCATTCGAACGCTCGGTCACGCACTACGCGGTGAAGACCAATTCGTTCTTCGTCGGCTTCGCGTTCCTGCGCACGCTCGTGGCCGTCGGCGCGATGAGCGCGTTCTGGATCGCGTCGGAATGGCCGAGCGGCTCGCTCGCCGTGATCGCCACTGCCATCGCGTGCGCACTGAGCTCGACCTCGCCGCGCGCGCCGAAGTTCGTCGCGCAGATGGCCGTCGGCGCGGCATTCGCGACGGCCGTCGGCTATGTGTTCCTGTGCTACGTGTATCCGAACATCGACGGCTTGCCGCTGCTGTGCGCGGCACTCGCGCCGGTGCTCGGCCTCGGCGCGTTTCTCGCGATGCGCCCGGGCCTGTCCGGCTACGGAATCGGCTTCGCGGTGTTCTTCTGCCTGCTCGCGGGCCCCGACAACGCGATTTCATATACGCCCGAGGTGCTGATCAACAACGGTTTCGCCGTCGTCATCGCGATGCTCGCGTGCTCGATTGTGTTCGCCGTGGTGTTTCCGACCCACATGCCGTGGCTCACGGGTCGCATCGCGCACGACCTGCGCCGCCAGGTCACGCTTGCCTGCGAAGGCGCGCGCGAGGGCCTCGCGGCGCGCTTCCAGTCGAGCACGCACGACCTGATGGCGCAGTTGCGCACGCTGCTCGTCAAGCGCACGCGACAGCATCGCGATGCGCTGCGCTGGATGCTGTCGACGCTCGAAGTCGGCCATGCGGTGATCGACCTGCGCGACGAACTCGACGCGTTCAGCGAATCGAAACCGCCTCAGACGCTGCACTGGACCGCTTCGATCGATGCGGTGCTGCATGAGCTGCCGCGCTTCTTCGACGATCCCACCCAGGGCCACCACGCACGCACGCTGAAATCGGTGAATCTGGCAATTCGCGCCGCGCAGCACACGCTGCACGCGTGGTACGCGGTGCCCGAGGCGCGTCATCGCATGCAGCGTATCGTCGGCTGCCTGCACTTCATCCGCAGCGCGCTGCTGGACAAGGACGCGCCGTTCAACCGGCACCGTCATTGA
- a CDS encoding P1 family peptidase: MRTRDLGIRIGLGTPGRFNAITDVPGVRVGHCTLNVENGDASVRTGVTVIEPRAGAAHDAPCFAGVHVLNGNGDATGLEWIREAGLLTTPIAYTNTHSVGAVRDALVANEREAAAGRVYWCMPVVMETYDGLLNDIWGQHVSAAHVQRALASAQPGPVAEGGVGGGTGMICHEFKGGIGSASRVVAADAGGWTVGALVQANYGVREMLRVAGYPVGEVLRHVHSPFRAPAAQGEAGMGSIVVTIATDAPLLPHQCTRLAQRASVGLARVGGGTEDSSGDIFLAFATGNGGLPAANYGSKGAPTTDVKMVNNDHISALFVAAAEAVEEAIVNALVAGGDVESRGARVEGLGQARLLDALREVGWRPGRGA; the protein is encoded by the coding sequence ATGCGCACGAGGGATCTCGGCATCCGCATCGGACTCGGCACACCGGGCCGCTTCAACGCGATCACGGACGTACCGGGCGTGCGGGTCGGACATTGCACGCTGAACGTCGAGAACGGCGACGCATCGGTCCGCACCGGCGTCACCGTCATCGAGCCGCGCGCAGGCGCCGCGCACGATGCGCCGTGCTTCGCGGGCGTTCACGTGCTGAACGGCAACGGCGATGCGACGGGGCTCGAATGGATCCGCGAAGCCGGCCTGCTGACGACGCCGATCGCCTATACGAACACGCACAGCGTCGGCGCGGTGCGCGATGCGCTCGTCGCGAACGAACGCGAGGCGGCGGCCGGGCGCGTGTACTGGTGCATGCCGGTCGTGATGGAAACCTACGACGGCCTGCTCAACGACATCTGGGGGCAGCACGTGAGTGCCGCGCACGTGCAGCGGGCGCTGGCCTCCGCGCAGCCGGGGCCGGTCGCCGAAGGCGGCGTGGGCGGTGGCACGGGCATGATCTGCCATGAGTTCAAGGGCGGCATCGGCAGCGCGTCGCGGGTGGTCGCGGCCGACGCGGGCGGCTGGACCGTCGGCGCGCTGGTGCAGGCCAACTACGGCGTGCGGGAGATGCTGCGCGTGGCCGGCTACCCGGTCGGCGAAGTGCTGCGACACGTGCATTCGCCATTCCGCGCGCCCGCTGCGCAGGGCGAGGCGGGGATGGGCTCGATCGTCGTCACGATCGCGACCGACGCGCCGCTGCTGCCGCATCAGTGCACGCGTCTCGCGCAGCGCGCGAGCGTCGGGCTGGCCCGCGTCGGCGGCGGCACCGAGGATTCGAGCGGTGACATCTTCCTGGCGTTTGCAACCGGTAACGGCGGCCTGCCGGCCGCGAACTACGGCAGCAAGGGCGCGCCGACGACCGACGTGAAGATGGTGAACAACGATCATATCTCCGCGCTGTTCGTCGCGGCGGCGGAAGCGGTGGAGGAGGCGATCGTGAATGCGCTGGTCGCGGGCGGCGACGTCGAATCGCGCGGCGCGCGGGTCGAAGGGCTCGGGCAGGCGCGCTTGCTGGATGCGTTGCGCGAAGTGGGATGGCGGCCGGGGCGTGGCGCCTGA
- a CDS encoding APC family permease, translated as MAMMSESTGTLQATPATEDAPRALSQTLSVRDAVMITVSGVTPASSIFVIAPFAIQQAGSGAVLSFLLGGVLALAFALCYAELSAAHRSAGGEYVMAKRVFGTLPGYLTFIAVLAVSVFIPAVLASGAAPYLNNALGTHFSNQSVALTIVLLSYVLGMLNIKTNAWITGAFLVVEIGVLMLIAGLGFGSPHRGAEVLVAPVVASGTALVPATLAAIVPAIGTAIFCYNGFGSAAYLAEDLRGGNRNVAKAVIYSLLVILVVELIPLTAIVLGAPSLTELTKSADPIGYVVRSLSNPAVSRVVSGGIFLSVFNAIIAIVITMGRLLYSSGRHALWSRTCNRAFSTIHPRFESPWLATLALAVPSSGLVFVSSLDDLTAFTVDLLLLIYLVVGLAALASRFVRRDVEHHYRMPLWPVTPLVAVAGAAYTLYTTLATATKPTDLIIIGGLLVAALVMYLIWARHSDAFRSL; from the coding sequence ATGGCGATGATGTCGGAATCGACGGGCACGCTGCAAGCGACGCCTGCCACGGAAGACGCGCCGCGCGCGTTGTCGCAGACGCTCAGCGTGCGCGACGCGGTGATGATCACCGTGTCGGGCGTGACCCCCGCAAGCTCGATCTTCGTGATCGCGCCGTTCGCGATCCAGCAGGCCGGCAGCGGTGCGGTGCTGTCGTTCCTGCTCGGCGGCGTGCTGGCGTTGGCGTTTGCGCTCTGCTATGCGGAACTCAGTGCCGCGCATCGCAGCGCGGGCGGCGAATACGTGATGGCCAAGCGCGTGTTCGGCACGCTGCCCGGCTACCTGACCTTCATCGCGGTGCTCGCGGTCAGCGTGTTCATTCCGGCCGTGCTCGCGAGCGGCGCCGCGCCGTACCTGAACAACGCGCTCGGGACGCATTTCAGCAACCAGTCGGTCGCGCTGACGATCGTACTGCTCAGCTATGTGCTGGGGATGCTGAACATCAAGACGAACGCGTGGATCACGGGCGCGTTCCTCGTCGTCGAGATCGGCGTGCTGATGCTGATCGCGGGGCTCGGTTTCGGCTCACCGCATCGCGGCGCGGAGGTGCTGGTCGCGCCGGTCGTCGCGAGCGGCACGGCGCTGGTGCCGGCCACGCTCGCGGCGATCGTGCCCGCGATCGGCACGGCGATCTTCTGCTACAACGGCTTCGGCTCTGCCGCGTATCTCGCGGAAGATTTGCGCGGCGGCAACCGCAACGTCGCGAAGGCAGTGATCTATTCTTTGCTGGTGATCCTCGTCGTCGAGCTGATTCCGCTCACCGCGATCGTGCTCGGCGCACCGTCGCTGACGGAACTGACGAAAAGCGCCGACCCGATCGGCTATGTCGTGCGTTCGCTGAGCAACCCGGCGGTGTCGCGCGTGGTCAGCGGCGGGATCTTCCTGTCGGTGTTCAACGCGATCATCGCGATCGTGATCACGATGGGGCGCCTGCTGTACAGCAGCGGCCGGCACGCGCTCTGGTCGCGCACCTGCAACCGCGCGTTCTCGACGATCCATCCGCGCTTCGAATCGCCGTGGCTCGCGACGCTCGCGCTGGCGGTGCCGTCGTCGGGGCTGGTGTTCGTGTCGAGCCTCGACGACCTGACCGCGTTCACGGTCGACCTGCTGCTGCTGATCTATCTCGTCGTCGGGCTGGCCGCGCTCGCGAGCCGGTTCGTGCGCCGCGACGTCGAGCATCACTACCGGATGCCGCTGTGGCCCGTGACGCCGCTCGTCGCGGTCGCGGGCGCCGCGTACACGCTCTACACGACGCTGGCGACGGCGACGAAACCGACCGACCTGATCATCATCGGCGGGCTGCTGGTCGCCGCACTTGTGATGTACCTGATCTGGGCGCGCCACAGCGACGCGTTCCGCTCGCTCTGA
- a CDS encoding helix-turn-helix transcriptional regulator, with protein sequence MDRLFSEIAMHQALGRAIDHLGQPRFWRFLVLLLNEMVPFDNALATAIGRDGVPLVLDEYDTGGSDSASPVPLYLNGLYLLDPFLQAAHDGLADGCYRLEEVAPDLFRQSEYFLSYFRDAVGDDEIQILLRPSPDLLLSLSLGAAARFDVEPLGKLTAAMPWVLAAIRQHWRLVGDAARATPDDDLGARVEQALARFGAGLLTDREMSIARMVLRGNSSKAIAERLAISPETVKVHRRHLYAKLGISSQPELFSRFIQALGEDVAG encoded by the coding sequence ATGGATCGTCTCTTCTCCGAAATCGCGATGCACCAGGCGCTTGGCCGCGCAATCGATCATCTCGGCCAGCCGCGCTTCTGGCGTTTCCTGGTGCTGCTGCTCAATGAAATGGTGCCGTTCGACAACGCGCTCGCGACCGCGATCGGCCGCGACGGCGTGCCGCTCGTGCTCGACGAATACGACACGGGCGGCAGCGACAGCGCGTCGCCGGTGCCGCTTTACCTCAACGGGTTATATCTGCTCGACCCGTTCCTGCAGGCCGCGCACGACGGGCTCGCCGACGGCTGCTACCGGCTCGAGGAAGTCGCGCCCGACCTGTTCCGGCAGAGCGAGTATTTCCTGAGCTACTTCCGCGACGCGGTCGGCGACGACGAAATCCAGATCCTGCTGCGGCCGAGCCCCGACTTGCTGCTGTCTTTGTCGCTCGGCGCGGCCGCGCGCTTCGACGTCGAGCCGCTCGGCAAGCTGACGGCCGCGATGCCGTGGGTGCTCGCGGCGATCCGGCAACACTGGCGGCTGGTGGGCGATGCCGCGCGCGCGACGCCCGACGACGATCTCGGCGCGCGCGTCGAGCAGGCGCTCGCACGGTTCGGCGCGGGCCTGCTGACCGATCGCGAGATGTCGATCGCCAGGATGGTGCTGCGCGGCAATTCGTCGAAGGCGATCGCGGAACGGCTGGCGATATCACCGGAGACGGTGAAGGTGCATCGGCGTCATCTGTATGCGAAGCTCGGGATTTCGTCGCAGCCGGAGCTGTTTTCGCGGTTCATCCAGGCACTGGGGGAAGATGTGGCCGGATGA
- a CDS encoding cytochrome P450 — MNSRSSSRCPFHAEAAVAAPVLHPPGVWPPGPRAGLTGWQLLRAMSRDLPGTLAGWQRAHGDVVHLRMWPEHAVVVTDPALVRELLVTHHDAFVRWERGIRVFSQVHGRSVLIAEGDAWRDKRHALQPNFMPKPVQAFVPAIAATAGHALAQWPARDAHWPVESALTSLAMDVIMRTMFSDAIGADARIAEEAVRAVSAAANAEFYQPASAPDWMPWKRGKARALAVLNGLIDRQLHARLDLPAHGWPDDLLSRLLRLHRADAYAWPLRAVHDECMTAFLAGHETAAATLTWWAWNMAANPAAQAAARDEVVRLLAGRAPTADTRPALRYLTQTLEETMRLYPAAPILISRRALRPVVLGPWQFPARTLFMLPVQLMHHDARWFPEPDAFRPERFAADAPTLPRGAYMPFGTGPRVCLGQHLAMTEMTVVAAMILQRLVLAVPPGTPPPRPVLNVTLRPEQPLHLAIAPTGLTAVTVSA, encoded by the coding sequence ATGAACTCGCGATCCTCTTCCCGATGCCCATTCCATGCGGAGGCCGCCGTGGCGGCGCCCGTGCTTCACCCGCCCGGCGTATGGCCGCCGGGGCCGCGTGCCGGCCTGACGGGGTGGCAACTGCTGCGTGCGATGTCGCGCGACCTGCCGGGCACGCTCGCGGGCTGGCAGCGTGCGCATGGCGACGTCGTGCACCTGCGCATGTGGCCCGAACATGCGGTGGTCGTGACCGATCCGGCGCTCGTGCGCGAGTTGCTGGTCACGCATCACGATGCGTTCGTGCGCTGGGAGCGTGGGATCCGCGTGTTCTCACAGGTGCACGGACGCAGCGTGCTGATCGCGGAGGGCGATGCATGGCGCGACAAGCGGCACGCGCTGCAGCCGAACTTCATGCCGAAACCGGTGCAGGCGTTCGTTCCGGCGATTGCCGCGACGGCCGGTCATGCGCTTGCGCAGTGGCCCGCGCGCGACGCGCACTGGCCGGTCGAGAGCGCGCTGACGTCACTGGCGATGGACGTGATCATGCGCACGATGTTCTCGGATGCGATCGGGGCAGACGCGCGCATCGCCGAAGAGGCCGTGCGCGCGGTGAGCGCGGCGGCGAATGCCGAGTTCTACCAGCCGGCGAGCGCGCCGGACTGGATGCCGTGGAAGCGCGGCAAGGCGAGGGCGCTGGCGGTGCTGAACGGGCTGATCGACCGGCAGTTGCATGCGCGTCTCGACCTGCCGGCGCACGGCTGGCCGGACGATCTGCTGTCGCGCCTGTTGCGGCTGCACCGTGCCGACGCGTACGCGTGGCCGCTGCGGGCAGTGCACGACGAATGCATGACGGCGTTCCTCGCCGGCCACGAGACGGCCGCGGCCACGCTGACCTGGTGGGCCTGGAACATGGCTGCGAATCCGGCCGCGCAGGCCGCCGCGCGCGACGAGGTCGTGCGCTTGCTGGCCGGCCGTGCGCCGACCGCCGACACGCGCCCCGCGTTGCGCTACCTGACACAGACGCTCGAGGAAACGATGCGCCTGTATCCGGCGGCGCCGATCCTGATCAGCCGTCGCGCGTTGCGGCCGGTCGTGCTGGGCCCTTGGCAGTTTCCCGCGCGGACGCTGTTCATGTTGCCGGTGCAACTCATGCATCACGACGCGCGATGGTTTCCGGAGCCGGATGCGTTCCGGCCCGAGCGCTTCGCCGCCGATGCGCCGACGCTTCCACGCGGCGCGTACATGCCGTTCGGCACGGGGCCGCGCGTGTGCCTCGGGCAGCATCTGGCGATGACGGAGATGACGGTTGTGGCCGCGATGATCCTGCAGCGGCTCGTGCTGGCGGTGCCGCCGGGTACGCCGCCGCCGCGACCGGTGCTGAACGTGACGCTGCGGCCGGAGCAGCCGTTGCATCTGGCGATCGCGCCGACGGGGCTGACGGCCGTTACGGTCTCCGCATGA
- a CDS encoding AraC family transcriptional regulator has protein sequence MPSGPSPTLPPCPDPLARAPRVPCDGRQPHTRLYPPPAALQGAVVAIISRDTRGCMLSDAQRLTHFPASPIVCLSWYRGFDVGLVQRTSEGPVWRPFGASATLSGSQSTPLASWAPTSGRGGIVCLHADAARALFGIALPTIHDTFVDAHACLDDSWRPLLDALADAEHDEAALAALDRHLAPRWHALRGRVSPLSSLRDAGRSWVGRLASKAREWRHTHSPRQVERRIKSYSGRSLRDWQALVRTEGVFFAARDRQDAGQPVDWAALALDEGFADQAHLSRATRRITGFSPTEFVRRFTEDESFWMYRLWV, from the coding sequence ATGCCCTCCGGTCCGTCTCCGACTTTGCCGCCGTGTCCCGATCCGCTCGCGCGCGCCCCTCGCGTGCCGTGCGACGGCCGGCAGCCGCACACACGGCTGTATCCGCCGCCGGCCGCGCTGCAAGGCGCGGTCGTCGCGATCATCAGCCGCGACACGCGCGGCTGCATGTTGAGCGACGCGCAGCGGCTCACGCATTTCCCCGCGTCGCCGATCGTCTGCCTGTCGTGGTATCGCGGCTTCGACGTGGGGCTCGTCCAGCGCACGAGCGAAGGCCCCGTGTGGCGTCCGTTCGGCGCATCGGCGACGCTGTCGGGCAGCCAGTCGACGCCGCTCGCGAGCTGGGCGCCGACGAGCGGACGAGGCGGCATCGTCTGCCTGCATGCCGATGCGGCGCGCGCGCTGTTCGGCATCGCGCTGCCGACGATCCACGACACCTTCGTCGATGCGCATGCGTGCCTCGACGACAGCTGGCGGCCGCTGCTCGATGCGCTGGCCGATGCCGAGCACGACGAGGCCGCGCTGGCTGCGCTCGACCGGCACCTCGCACCGCGCTGGCACGCGTTGCGCGGCAGGGTATCGCCGCTGTCGTCGCTGCGCGACGCAGGGCGCAGCTGGGTCGGGCGTCTCGCGTCCAAAGCGCGGGAATGGCGGCACACGCACAGCCCGCGTCAGGTCGAACGGCGCATCAAGTCGTACAGCGGACGCTCGTTGCGCGACTGGCAGGCGCTGGTGCGCACCGAAGGCGTGTTCTTCGCCGCGCGGGACCGGCAGGACGCCGGGCAGCCGGTCGACTGGGCCGCGCTCGCCCTGGACGAGGGCTTCGCCGACCAGGCGCACCTGAGCCGCGCGACACGGCGCATCACGGGCTTCTCGCCGACCGAATTCGTGCGGCGCTTCACCGAAGACGAATCGTTCTGGATGTACCGGCTCTGGGTGTGA
- a CDS encoding nuclear transport factor 2 family protein, translating into MPDDPGEVARASYRAYADKDRDAIEALIAPDFHFTSPFDNRLDRDAYLARCWPNSAMLAGFDFVDVAVHGEYVYVVYEAETTAGRRFRNAERLRVRDGQLVEAEVYFGWYVPHQAPDGGFVEAGR; encoded by the coding sequence ATGCCCGACGACCCCGGTGAGGTTGCGCGCGCCAGCTATCGCGCCTATGCCGACAAGGACCGTGACGCGATCGAGGCGCTGATCGCACCGGATTTCCATTTCACCAGCCCGTTCGACAACCGGCTCGACCGCGACGCGTATCTGGCACGCTGCTGGCCGAACAGCGCGATGCTCGCCGGTTTCGACTTCGTCGACGTCGCCGTGCACGGCGAATACGTGTACGTCGTGTACGAAGCCGAAACGACCGCCGGCAGGCGGTTCCGGAACGCGGAGCGATTGCGGGTCCGCGACGGCCAGCTGGTCGAGGCCGAGGTGTATTTCGGCTGGTACGTGCCGCATCAGGCGCCCGACGGCGGGTTCGTCGAAGCGGGGCGCTGA